In Streptococcus gallolyticus subsp. gallolyticus DSM 16831, the sequence TCAGCCACAGCTGCCACATCTTTATAATCTTCGGTTGCTGTACAAACACCGAATTCGTCTGTGTCGTCCCAGTTTTTCATAAAGACACCGATAACGTCATAACCTTGCTCTTTCAAAAGGAGAGCCGTTACAGACGAATCAACGCCGCCACTCATACCGACAACAACACGTATTTTTGAATTATCTGACATGATAATCCTCCCATCAAGATATTTTTTCGAACATAGGCTTGAAGGGCCCAGTTTTTCAAAAATCGATTTGAAGGTCGATTTTGAATGCGTGAAACCACGCGAAGACTATTATAACACGAAATTTCATTTATGTAAGTCTTTTACACTTAATTCTAATGCTTTTTCTCATTTATTATCGTTTACCCTTTTGCCTTCCTCTGTTATAATAAGTAAGCATAGATTCTTAAAGGAGTAGATATGAAAAATCTAAAATTCCAATCCGTATTCGACATCATCGGTCCCGTGATGATTGGTCCGTCTAGTAGCCATACGGCTGGGGCTGTTCGTATTGGAAAAATTGTTAACTCTATTTTCGGAGAAATTCCCGATTCCGTAACCTTTCATTTGTACAATTCATTTGCTAAGACTTACCGTGGTCATGGAACTGACAAAGCTCTCGTTGCAGGTATCCTTGGCATGGATACTGACAATCCTGACATCAAAAATTCATTAGAAATCGCTCACCAGAAAGGGGTTCGCATTTATTGGGATATTCTCAAAGATAGTAACGCTCCACATCCAAATACCGCTAAAATTACCGTTGAAAAAGGTGACAAAAGCATGAGTATTACTGGCGTATCAATCGGCGGAGGAAATATTGAGGTAACTGAGTTAAATGGTTTCTCTGTATCGCTAAAAATGAATACCCCAACTTTAATTATTGTTCACCAAGACATTCCTGGAATGATTGCCAAAGTGACAGATATTCTATCTGAACATCATATCAACATCGCCCAAATGAATGTAACTCGTGAACGTGCTGGTGAAAAAGCAATCATGATTATCGAAGTTGACTCTCGTGATTGTCACAAAGCTGTTGAACAGATTCAACAAATTCCACATTTGCACAATGTTAATTTCTTTGATTAGAAAGGAAAAGAATGTTTTATTCTATTAAAGAATTAGTTGAACAAGCCGATAAAGATTTTAACGGTAATATTGCTGAACTAATGATTGCCACCGAAATGGAATTAAGTGGGCGTAGCCGTGATGAAATCATTCACATCATGACGAAAAACCTTCAAGTCATGAAAAATTCTGTTACTGACGGACTAACACCTAGTAAATCAATTAGTGGTCTAACTGGTGGAGACGCCGTCAAAATGGACACCTACCTTAAATCGGGTAAGACTTTGTCAGATACCACTATCTTGACCGCTGTCCGCAATGCCATTGCTGTCAATGAACTGAATGCCAAAATGGGACTTGTTTGTGCTACACCAACAGCTGGCTCTGCTGGTTGTTTACCTGCCGTTCTGACAACTGCTATTGACAAATTAAAACTTTCTGAAGAAGAACAGTTGAACTTTTTATTCACTGCTGGTGCTTTTGGACTCGTTATTGGAAATAATGCTTCAATCTCTGGCGCTGAAGGTGGCTGTCAAGCTGAAGTTGGCTCTGCTTCTGCAATGAGTGCCGCAGCTTTGGTTAAGGCTGCTGGTGGCTCTGCTTTCCAAGCCAGCCAAGCAGTTGCTTTTGTTATCAAAAATATGCTTGGACTTATCTGTGACCCTGTTGCAGGGCTTGTTGAAGTCCCATGTGTTAAACGTAATGCTCTTGGTTCAAGTTTTGCACTTGTGGCTGCTGACATGGCACTTGCTGACATTGAATCTCAAATTCCAGTTGACGAAGTTGTTGATGCGATGTATCAAGTTGGAGCAAGTCTGCCAACTGCCTTTCGTGAAACTGCCGAAGGTGGCTTAGCTGCCACACCAATAGGACGACGATTACAAGCTCAAATTTTTGGAGAATAGTTTGCTAAGCATTTAGTATTTTAATACTATAGTAGCAAAACATTCGATCTTGACAAAATTGTCAATGAAAGTTGACACTATTTTACAGGAGAGTAAATATGAAATCTATCTTATTCGACCTCGACGGAACCTTGGTAAATTCCAGTCCAGGAATCAAAGCAGCATTTAATTACGCTTTTGAAAGATTACAGTTACCTTTACAGAGTGACAAGCAATTGTCAACATTTATCGGTCCACCCTTAGAAGTTACCTTTGCTAATTATTTCACTGAGAAAGCCGATATTGACCATGCAATAAAAACTTTTAGAGAATACTATAACGCTAAAGGTGTTCATCAAGTTTCGCTTTATGCTGGTATTTCCGACCTACTAAAAGAATTGAATGACTTAGGCTACTCTCTCTATGTCACAACAAGTAAACACGAACCAATGGCTAAGCTAATGTTGACCGAGCTTGGTGTCATTTCAAACTTTAAGCAAGTTTATGGTTCAACTCCTGAACATTTTCACAAAGCAGATGTGATTAACGCTTGTCTTACAGAACAAGTAATCCAAGCAGCCGAAGCTGTCATCATCGGTGATACAAAATTTGATATGATTGGTGGTCAGAAAACAGGCGTTAGAAGGCTTGGTATTACTTGGGGCTTTGGTTCTGCTGAAAGTTTACAAGAACACGGCGCTGAAATAATCTGTCATCAACCACAAGACATTAAAAAAGCACTATCATCGCTATAAGATGATTAGTGCTTTCTTTTTTATTTAGCTTAATAACCCCAAGCAGATAAGCCTTGAGCATTATAGGCGTTTATAGCAGCTGTAATCTGATCTTGAACAGTTGCTGTTGACCCCCAACCAGGCATTGTTTGAAATAAACCTGATGCCCCAGAAGCATTTGTCACACTTGGATCACCGTTAGATTCACGTGCAATGATTGCTTCCCAAGTTGATTGAGGAACACCTGTTGCTGCTGCCATTTGCGCTGCAGCTTCTGTACCGACAGTACCAGCAGTGTTTCCATTTGATGCTGTTGTTGCATCAACTACTTCTGAACTTGTTGTTGTCGTATAAGAAGCTGACTCTGTCGCAGTCGTGTCTTCAACAACTGGCTCTTCTGATTCTGTGTAAACTTCTTCTACCTCAGTAACTTCTTCGGTAGCAGGTTCTTCAGACACCTCGCTGACTTCTGCTGAGCTAGACTCAGATGATGTTGTACTTGTTACTGTTTGATTTAAAGTCGATGAAAGACTTGTAGATGTTGATTTAACAACCTCTGCCTCAGCATGTGTTGTAAACGTATCTGAGAATAATTCTATTTTTGGAATAAGGAAAATAATCATAGCCAAGCTCAAAGTTGCTCCGAGCACACTAACGATAATATTTCTTATTTTTCTTTGTTTTGCTTTAGCAATCCTACTATACATAAATATAAACTATATACCTCTCTAGAACTCCTTTTTCTATCATATAATTTAATTGTTACTTGGAGATTGAAAATATGTTAAAAATGTTACAAAAACATTGAAACTTACCCAATTTTCCTGAAAAATACTGTTTTAAAGCCATTTTGAGCAAACAAAAAAGATTTGAGAGTTTCTCTCAAATCTTTTTAACTAATTATCTAAAATCTTAATACCAACCATTTGCATTCCAGAAAGCAAGGGCTGCTGACCATGAACCATAACGGCTTGCAACGTATGCATCTGCAACACGTTCTTGGTTTTCAGCTGATAAGTCACCATTCAAGTAAGAAATCGTTAATTGGTAACGTCCGTAGTATTGACCATTTTGAGCTGTGTAGCTACCACTTGATTCGCGTTGTGCGATTGTTTCTTTAGCAGCTGCATCTGATGAGCTCAAGTTTGATGAATAAGTTGTGCTTGTAGTAGTTGTATCTGTACTTGCAGCTGTAGATGTTGCTGATGATGAATCATCAGTAGTAGCTGCTGAAGTTGTAGTTTCTGTTGTTGAAGCTGTTGAATCCAATTCTAAGACTTGACCAACAGTAATGAAGTCAACGTTAGAGATACTATTTAATGATGCCAATTGTTCAACTGTAGTATTGTAAGTTGAGGCAATTTCAGAAAGAGTATCACCTGATTTAACTGTGTAAGAATCTGCATTAGCGACTGCTGGGGCGATCAGTGCTGCTGCAAAAGCTGCGCTAGCAACTCCTAACTTAATAGTTTTCGATTTACTTTTTAAAGTATTTTTTTGCATTATATGCTCCTTTTTACAAATTAGTATAGGATATATAATACAGGGTTAATGTTACCTGAGCTTTAGTCTTTTATTAAAATTATTACAATTAGATTGTGTTAACATAAAGAAAACGCCTACAAATAGGGCGCTTTAGCTTTTCTTAAGCCAAAATAGCAAAATTCCTAAAATAACTAACACTATTAAAGCCAAAGTATCTTTTAGGTGCCATTGCAAAATTCGGTATTTAGTTCGTCCATCTCCGCCTTGGTAACCACGTGCTTCCATGGCAAGAGCAAGAGCATCTGCTCGTTTAAAACTCGATGCAAAAAGCGGAATAAGGATTGGAATGATTGATTTTACCTTTTGAATCAGATTTCCTTCTCCAAAATCCACACCACGCGCTCGCTGTGCCTTCATAATACGTGTCGTGTCATCCATCAAGGTAGGAACAAATCGTAGGCTTAGTGAGAGCATTAAGCCTATTTCGTGTGCAGGCACCTTAAAACGAACAAAAGGCTTTAGAAGTGATTCTACAGCGTCTGCAAGGCTCAACGGTGTTGTTGTCAAAGTCAGCAAGGTTGAAAAGAAGATGATTAATACAAAACGCATAAAAATCAAAACTGCTTGGCTAAAACCGTAGCTTGTTATTTTAAGAAAACCAAATTGAAAATAGGTTTGACCACCTTGTGTAAAAAACATTTGAAACAAAGTTGTGAATAAAATAATACCAATCATTGGCTGAACACCTTTTAAGAAAAAGCTCAACTTAATCTTTGATAGCAAAACAACTATCAAGGTGAATGCAACCATAATAATGTTTGTCACCACATTATTAGCCCAGAAAACAATAACAATGTACAAAATCATTGCTAAAAGTTTGCTACGTGGATCTAAACGATGAATCAAAGAATTTCCTGGAACATAACGTCCGAGTATTAATTTATCCATGTTTCACCACCTCTGCAAATTCTTCTATAGTAATTGGTAAACTTTCTAGCTGTAAACCACGTTTTACAAGCTGCTGAGCAAACTTGGTGATTTTTGGCACACCAAGCTGTTTGCTTTCAAGAAAATCAACATCCTGAAAAACTTCTTTAGGGTAACCAGAACGAACTAATTTTCCACCTTCAAGGACATTGACATAATCCGCATAATTAGCCACATCGTCCATCAAGTGGGTTACTAAAACGATTGTCATACCATTTTGATGTAATTTTTTAAATAAGTCCATAAGCTCACGACGTCCTTTAGGGTCTAAGCCTGCTGTCGGCTCATCTAAGACTAGCACCTCTGGTTCCATAGCCAAAATACCAGCAATCGCAACACGGCGCATTTGACCACCTGACAATTCAAATGGATTTTTTTCAAAAAATTCCTCACTAATACCAACCATAGCTAGTTTTTCACGCGCTAATTGTTCAGCTTCTTCTATGGAAACACCAAAATTTTGTGGACCAAAAGCGACATCTTTAAGAACTGTCTCCTCAAAAAGTTGGCTTTCAGGAAATTGAAAAACAAGTCCTACTTTTTTACGCACAGGTTTGATGTCTTTATTTTTAGAGTCAGCTGTAATTTTTATATCATCTACGATAACGGCGCCCTCCGTAGGCACATTAAGCCCGTTTAACAGCTGCATAATCGTTGACTTACCTGAGCCAGTATGTCCGATAAAAGCGGTATAAGAGCCCTCTTTGATACTAAGATTAATGTCAAAAAGGGCACGCCCTTCAAAAGGTGTCCCCGCTTGATAAGTATAATTTACGCTTTCAAGAGTAATTCCCATAACTGATCTTCTAATTCCTTTTCCGTAAGATAATTCTCTGTAAATTCAAACCCTTTATTTTTTAAAGTAGAGATAAGATTGGCTGAAAAAGGAATATCTAGTCCTAACGTCAATAATTCTTCTCCTCTAGCAAAGAGTTCTCGCGGTGTTGAGCTTGACTCAACTTTTCCTCTTTTCATGACTAACACACGGTCACTCAATGCAACTTCATCTAAGTCATGAGTGATAGAAATAACCGTCATATTATACTGATCACGAATCTCTTTTATCGTCTGAATCAATTCTAAACGTCCCTCTGGGTCTAACATACTTGTTGCTTCGTCCAAAATAATAATATTGGGACGCATAGCAATTGCTCCAGCAATCGCAACACGTTGTTTTTGTCCGCCAGAAAAACGTGACGGCTCACGGTCAGCAAAGTCAGACATTCCAACTAATTGAAGTGCCTCTTTAACACGTGACTGCATTTCCTCAAGAGGAATCCCTTTATTTTCAAGTCCAAAAGCGACATCGTCCTCAACGGTTGCTCCAACAAATTGATTATCTGGATTTTGAAAAACCATTCCAATCTTCTGACGAATGTTCCACACATTTTCTTCCGTTAAAAGCTCGTTTTCAACAAAAATATCGCCTGATTCAGCGGCCAACAGCCCATCAATCAAACGAACTGTTGTTGATTTTCCTGAACCATTGTGCCCAATAATAGACAACCATTCACCTTGTTTCACGTGAAACGATAAGTCATCCAAGGTGTAATTGTCCTGATTATCATCATATTTAAATTTTAAATGTTTAACGTCAATGCTATTCAATGTCATTTAAATGTATCCTTAAAAAGGAATCCTGCTCCCTTGAAGTAATCATATCCTGAATAAATGGTAAAAATCAATGCCACATAAAGTAAAAGTGTGCCAATGATTGAAAAATGGCATAGTAAGAAAATAATTGAAAACATTTGTGTAAATGTTTTGATTTTTCCAGGCATAGCAGCTGCTAAGACTGTTCCACCATTTTCAACAAGTAAAAGACGAAGTCCTGTAACGGCTAATTCACGACAAATAATGATAGCAGCAATCCAAGCAGGAACCATTTTTAATTCAACAAGCATAATAAATGCTGTCATTACCAACATTTTATCGGCTAATGGGTCAGCGAATTTACCAAAGTTAGTAACAACTTGCCATTTTCTTGCAAGATAACCATCTAAATAGTCTGTAATGCTTGCCAATGCAAAAACAATTGCAGCAACAACATGCCCTGTCGAACTCTTCCAGAAACAAAGGATAAGAATGAAGAGCGGAATCATCACGATACGTCCTAATGTTAATAAATTAGGAATGTTTTCTTTTTTTGTAAAATCGATTTTCATTTTTCTACCTTACTGAATATTAATTGTAATATAACTTAGCGTTGTACTTGTTAATGCAGAAGTGTCAACTTCTTGTCCATCAATGGTTACTGTCACACCTTCAGTAACTCCCAAAGTAATCAAAGAACTTGTTGTTCCAGAAGGAAGAACTGCAGTATAACTTGTTGTTCCAGTTGACGAAAGAAGAGTACCAGAATCATTAGATTCTGAATTTGTCACAGACACCCAACTACTGTCTGCACCAGATAAACTAATTTCAACAGTTAAACTATCTGTCACATTTGACAAGTTTACTGTCAAGCTATTGCCGCTTCCCTCAGTGGACATTTTCAAAGAAGTATCTTCCTCAGAAGATGATGACTCACTTGTTGAAGAAGAACTTTCTGATGATGTTGAGTCTGTCGTTGTTGAACTACTGCTATGGACAACGGAGTAGCTTGTACTTGCGTTATTGCTATCACTTTGCAATTGATTCCAAGTCACGAAAGAAACAAAAGCTAAAATTCCCAAGGCTACCAAGCAAAGCATCACAATCGGAAGGTAAGAATTTGTTTTTTCTTTTCCTTTGTAACGGCTTGAGCGTGAGCCAATAATAAAGCTATCATCGCTAGCTGATTTTGCAATGCTAATTGTTTCATCTTGCGGCGTTTTCACAATACTCTCAGTATTAGTAGTGGTAGATTCTACTACGTGCTCTTCTTGCTCCTCATCTGATGAATCAACTTCTTGTTCATGATATTTTTCCAACAAATCAGCGGTGTCAAGCTCAACAGCTTCGCTATATTGTTGTAAGTAAGTTTCAATCTTATCTTTAGGGATTAATTTAAATTGTTCAAGCTCCAAAGCCAAAAGATGTGGCGAAGGAATCGCTGTTTTTTCTTCGACTTCTTCTAATGTCAGGTGTTTTGCCACCCGAGCTTCTCTTAAAATCTCACCAATCGTTTGTTCTCTCATACGGGTTTCCTTTAATAAAATGTAATCAGGTCTATTATAGCAAATTTTAGAAAGTATTTCGATTTATTTTGGCAGGATTGTGAATTCTGTTGCATCAGCATGTGCTAAAAAATCATTACCGATTTTCAAGACTTCTGCAAAATCCAACGTTGCTAATATTTTTGGAACATCTAAGTAAGTTTCATCTTTTGATAAATGATTAATAAATTGCGCTGATAAGTTATCAATAGAATCTAGGCTTTTGAAGAAATCGCCATACAATTCCTTTTTGACAATTTTAAAGTGTTCTTCTGATAAATCGTCCAAATCGCTTGATTGAGATACTTTATTCAAATATTGACGGATATTATTTGCCATCGCAATTGGTTCCAAAGTATCTAAAGAAATAATCAAAAACTGAAAATCTGGACAAACTTCAATTTCAAAATCAAAAGAGTCATCAATCTGTCCACTTTCATAAAGCTGCTGATAACGTTTTGATGTCCAGCCAAGCAACATGGTAAAGAATAATCGCAACGCCAATTCTTGACGTAAAATTGAAGTTTCCTTTGGCAACTGTGCTCCTCTATAACCAATTGCCAATTTAGGTTGAGTGACATCCATTTGAATATTCTTTTTCGGCACTACCTGCTCATACACCAAACCTTGTCGTTTAACAACGTGTTTTTTACTTGCCTTTTCTTTTTGCTCTTTTTCGATTTGATTAAATAGCAAGTCCTTATCGAAATTTCCAACAAGCAGCAATGTCATTTCCTGTGGGGAGTAGAAAATATTGTGATTCTCTTTTAAATCTGCCACCGAAATATTTTCAATACTTTCTTGCGTGCCAGCAATATCTTGAGCAAGGGCAGTGTTAGGATATAAATTTTCAAGAATTCCTTGATAAAGACGGTAGTCTGCATCATCTTGATACATGTCAATTTCTTGACCAATAATATCTTTTTCACGCGTAATAGAGGCTTCTGTAAAGGAGGTTTCTGATATAAACTGCTGAAGAAGTGTCACATTTTCTTCTAGGTTGTCAACCGCAGAAAAATAGTAGCAAGTCTTGTCAAACGTTGTAAAGGCATTACTATTTGCTCCCGCATTAGTAAATAGCTCCGCAACATCCTGACCATCTTCCAATTCAAACAATTTGTGCTCTAAAAAATGAGCAATCCCCTCGTTGTATTCTTTGGACTGTCCATCATGTGTAAACTTCGTGTCAAGAGAGCCAAAATTTACAATCATCATTCCACAGCTTTCTTGAAAATCTTGTTTTGGAATCAGAAAAACTTTCAATCCATTTTCTAACTCAGCCGAGTAAATTTTTTCATTTATTTCTGAAAAAATTTGCTCTTTTAATTCTGTCATTTATTTTCCCTCCAAAAAATAAAGCGCCTGTAATTTTACTTTTCTTGTAAGTTTTAAAACATCTTCTTTACTAACGTTGTCAATTTTGTCAATTATCTTATCAACACTAAAATTACCTGTAAGATACTGATGATTGTAGTCACGTTCAATGATTACTCTTGGAGAATCACAAGACAATTTTAAATTGACTTTCAGCATTTTTTTCGTTTGTTTTAAAAGTGATTCAGAGAAGCGCCCCATCTTAATATCCGAAAATTGCTTATTGATTAATTGAAGTGTTTTATTTCGGTTTTTCTTGTCAATTCCAGCGTAAACATTCAGTAAACCTGTGTAAATATCGAATTGACTTCCTATGGTATATGCCAAACCTTCTTTCTCACGTAATTCTGTAAACAGACGAGAATGAGCAAAACCTCCAAACAGCCCATTAAAGACTAGTAGTGTAAAGTATTCTTCATCTTGATAACGTATTGGAAAATGATAGCCTAGCTGTAAAACTGATTGATTAACGTCTTTAGTTTCAAATTGTTGTCTGATAACATTTGTAAATTCTTGTTGGTAGTCAAATACTAAATCTTTATGACGTTCTTCAAACGGAAAACGATTAAACAACTGTAGCATACGATAATCATCAAATTCACCTAATAAAAAGATGTCCAAACGGTCTTCACGCAACATTTTCTGAAATTCCTGAAAAGCCGTGTAAGAATTTTCAGCGGCTACTAATTCGGCTGTTCCATATTTTGAAGTTTGAAAAGCAGAATCTTCATAAAAAAGTTTCTTAAGCCCCAACTCACTGCTATAAAAACTATCGTCTTTATCAGCGTTCAAATAATTAATCAAATTGGTCTGCTCGATATTAAAAAGTTTAGACTGATATTGCTCAACCGTCACAAGTGGAGAAAATAAATTTTGGTAAAGAAAATCAATCATTTCTTCCAACAGATTTTCATCTGTCATTACAAATTGATTTTTTATAAAAGCCAACTCAATGTCAACGATATGGACTAGTCCCTTGGTTGACACTTTGGTTGACAACGTTGCACCATAAAGACTAGCTAAACGCTCTCTAAAACGCTGAGCTGTTGGATATTCCGCATTGGCTGTCGCTAAAATTTGCGCGACTAAAACACGTCGTGCAACCGTTTTTTGACTAAAGTCACCAGAAAAGCGAAAAGCTAGGTGATTCATTTTAAATTTTTCACTTTTGATAAGATGTAATTCAACACCCTCAACTAATTTCATTGCAAATTCCTTACTAAAAAACACATTATTAGCTAAAATTATACCACGTTTATGTTATAATTACTTGAATTATTATTCTGATTTTTCATAGATTGCTTTACACCTCTTAATCCTTGATAATAAAGTGTTTTTTTAAAAACAAGTTTACACCGATTTTTTTACATTTCTTTCAAAAGTCCACAAAAGGGGGAGTAAATTTTTATGCCCCAAATTTCAAAAAATTATATAAAGTTTACAAAATGGTTGAAAGTGATTGACACCAGACACTAAAAACGTTATTAATTCAATATCTTTACTTTACTGTAATGCATAGTTTACAGTAACTAGGGGGAGTAAAAACGATGCTGAAAACCGTTGGGGGACAATGGAAAGCAAAAACACAACGAAAAAAAGGGGAGTAAAAAAGTAAGTTTACAACATTTAACGAGTTCAGCAGGCAAGAAACTGGCACCCAAAAGGTGCTTTTTTAGTTTGGCTATGGTATAATATAGTTGTTCTTGATAAACTTTTGATAACTTTTTTAGATACTGATAAACTAAATTCGTTCATGTATCACACTTTCTGATTTTGGAGCTTTGCAACTAGCAAGGCTCTTTCTCTTGAAAAATTTATATTCTGTGTTAGAATATAAAAGTGGATAGTTAAAAGACTCAATCTTTTTACTTGTGATGTTAACCGCTCATTTTATGGGTGGTTTTCACTTCTCCACTTTTTGAGTTTTATTTGTCACTGGTACCGTCCAAAAAGGGCGATACCTTTCTTTTGCTCCTAAGTACGTTCTACAGGCACTAAATCAAACTTAAATACTGGTCTGGTATAATTTACCCTCGGAAAGTCTTAATGGTTGCTGTAGGCTATTAAGAACGTTGTCTATGAGGTTTAGAATTGATTGACAGGGCTTTTCTTACATTGAGTTTATAAAATATTCGCTTTCGGACTGTGGTTTATCCATGGTCTTTTTCGATACCTAAAAAGCGCCCCAATAAATGGAGCGCCTGCGGTCGTTCAGAAGTCTGAAAATGAGTTTTATGTTATGTAAAGGGTCGACCGCATGCAAGCAAGGGAGCAAACAAAATATGACACTTTTTATATTGCAAAAGAAGCCCTGCTTGCTCTTTCATTCTACTACTTCCACTACAAAATGACAATACCTAAAAACGGAGCTAATTATATCGTTAGCTACCTAACAAATAGCATAACAACAAAACTCAATGCAAGTGATGACACCCCTTAAAAATCTGAAAAATTGGTCTGCGATACAAGAGAACACCTTGTGGTGGCTCTCCTTGCCACGAGATAGGGGCGGGGGTTAATTTAAACACTCGGACAAATTAAATTTATACCTCAATCACTTAGAACGTCATATAGGGCATTTTAAGGGCTAATAATAACGTGCTAGAAAAATCAAAAAGGGAAAATCGCACACGGAAGAGGGCGGCGTTGTAGAATCCGAACAATAACACGCCCCGTAAAAAATCGTGTGGGTATTCCGAATAAAAAAGAAGCTATCAAAATAGCTCCCCTTAAACGTTAAGAAATTTTAATAATATTGACTGCTTGAAGTCCGCGTTTTCCTTGTTCAACGTCAAACTGAACTTTCTGACCGTCCTCTAAAGATTTAAAACCATTAGATTTAATTTCAGAAAAGTGTGCGAACACATCAGTCCCATTTTCTTGAGAGATAAAGCCAAAACCTTTATCCGTATTAAACCATTTTACTGTACCTTGTACCATTGAGTTACCTCTTTTTTATATAAATTTGTAAAAATATTCAAGAGGAAAAACAAAAGATACCACTTATTACTTAAACTCCAAATCTTATTTACACTCGTTACTCTAACAGTAAAGTCACTATAAGTCAAGACTAAACTCTCATTTACCAAATTATAGAGAACCATTGAGTGATATATTTTAAATCTGCTTAGCTAATTCTTGAAGTGCTTTTCGTTTTAATCGGAACAAAGTTCTGTCAGCTACTTCGAAGAAGTCTTGAATTTCATAAAAATTTTTGTCGCTACAAAAGAACATCTTTAAAACCGCTCTTTGTTCTGGGTTTTCCAATTTGTCATCTATCAAACTAACAAGAGCTTCGCGTTCAGTCATTAAATCATCAATACGTTTTAAAAGTTTTTCTTTACGCTCCATTTTAGTAACATAAACATCTCCAATATCTTTGGTTCGGCTTTCTGTCACTTTAGTATTTGTAAAAGAACTTTTCCTAAATAGCCCCTCTTCCAAGTATTGAATTTCATAATGAATAACTTGAATTTCCTTATCTAATTTTTTAATATTTTTTAGCTTTTTATCCAATTCTTTATAATCCATAAAAAAAACCACATTTCTTGCAATTCACTAGTTATATTATATCACTAATTAGTAATATAATCATGGTTAGATTGTATAACAGAAGACGGTTTTATATGAGCTGTATTTGTCATAGTCATAATTAAGGACTGTAGGTTAAAAACTATCAGTCCTTTTTCGTTATCCTCTTAGTTGCTGAACAACTTTTTCAACAAAATCAACGTCATGAATGTCAATACCGCCAACAGTGTGTGTAGGATTTTCAAAGTAGGGTGACTCACTTTCTAAAATATCTTGTTTATAATTTTCCCAAAACTCTATTAGTTCTTTACG encodes:
- a CDS encoding transglycosylase SLT domain-containing protein, whose product is MYSRIAKAKQRKIRNIIVSVLGATLSLAMIIFLIPKIELFSDTFTTHAEAEVVKSTSTSLSSTLNQTVTSTTSSESSSAEVSEVSEEPATEEVTEVEEVYTESEEPVVEDTTATESASYTTTTSSEVVDATTASNGNTAGTVGTEAAAQMAAATGVPQSTWEAIIARESNGDPSVTNASGASGLFQTMPGWGSTATVQDQITAAINAYNAQGLSAWGY
- a CDS encoding HAD-IA family hydrolase, whose translation is MKSILFDLDGTLVNSSPGIKAAFNYAFERLQLPLQSDKQLSTFIGPPLEVTFANYFTEKADIDHAIKTFREYYNAKGVHQVSLYAGISDLLKELNDLGYSLYVTTSKHEPMAKLMLTELGVISNFKQVYGSTPEHFHKADVINACLTEQVIQAAEAVIIGDTKFDMIGGQKTGVRRLGITWGFGSAESLQEHGAEIICHQPQDIKKALSSL
- the sdaAB gene encoding L-serine ammonia-lyase, iron-sulfur-dependent subunit beta, whose amino-acid sequence is MKNLKFQSVFDIIGPVMIGPSSSHTAGAVRIGKIVNSIFGEIPDSVTFHLYNSFAKTYRGHGTDKALVAGILGMDTDNPDIKNSLEIAHQKGVRIYWDILKDSNAPHPNTAKITVEKGDKSMSITGVSIGGGNIEVTELNGFSVSLKMNTPTLIIVHQDIPGMIAKVTDILSEHHINIAQMNVTRERAGEKAIMIIEVDSRDCHKAVEQIQQIPHLHNVNFFD
- a CDS encoding LysM peptidoglycan-binding domain-containing protein; its protein translation is MQKNTLKSKSKTIKLGVASAAFAAALIAPAVANADSYTVKSGDTLSEIASTYNTTVEQLASLNSISNVDFITVGQVLELDSTASTTETTTSAATTDDSSSATSTAASTDTTTTSTTYSSNLSSSDAAAKETIAQRESSGSYTAQNGQYYGRYQLTISYLNGDLSAENQERVADAYVASRYGSWSAALAFWNANGWY
- a CDS encoding energy-coupling factor ABC transporter ATP-binding protein; amino-acid sequence: MGITLESVNYTYQAGTPFEGRALFDINLSIKEGSYTAFIGHTGSGKSTIMQLLNGLNVPTEGAVIVDDIKITADSKNKDIKPVRKKVGLVFQFPESQLFEETVLKDVAFGPQNFGVSIEEAEQLAREKLAMVGISEEFFEKNPFELSGGQMRRVAIAGILAMEPEVLVLDEPTAGLDPKGRRELMDLFKKLHQNGMTIVLVTHLMDDVANYADYVNVLEGGKLVRSGYPKEVFQDVDFLESKQLGVPKITKFAQQLVKRGLQLESLPITIEEFAEVVKHG
- the sdaAA gene encoding L-serine ammonia-lyase, iron-sulfur-dependent, subunit alpha: MFYSIKELVEQADKDFNGNIAELMIATEMELSGRSRDEIIHIMTKNLQVMKNSVTDGLTPSKSISGLTGGDAVKMDTYLKSGKTLSDTTILTAVRNAIAVNELNAKMGLVCATPTAGSAGCLPAVLTTAIDKLKLSEEEQLNFLFTAGAFGLVIGNNASISGAEGGCQAEVGSASAMSAAALVKAAGGSAFQASQAVAFVIKNMLGLICDPVAGLVEVPCVKRNALGSSFALVAADMALADIESQIPVDEVVDAMYQVGASLPTAFRETAEGGLAATPIGRRLQAQIFGE
- a CDS encoding energy-coupling factor transporter transmembrane component T family protein — translated: MDKLILGRYVPGNSLIHRLDPRSKLLAMILYIVIVFWANNVVTNIIMVAFTLIVVLLSKIKLSFFLKGVQPMIGIILFTTLFQMFFTQGGQTYFQFGFLKITSYGFSQAVLIFMRFVLIIFFSTLLTLTTTPLSLADAVESLLKPFVRFKVPAHEIGLMLSLSLRFVPTLMDDTTRIMKAQRARGVDFGEGNLIQKVKSIIPILIPLFASSFKRADALALAMEARGYQGGDGRTKYRILQWHLKDTLALIVLVILGILLFWLKKS